Proteins co-encoded in one Chitinophagales bacterium genomic window:
- a CDS encoding HAD-IB family phosphatase, whose amino-acid sequence MNLIFDFDSTLIRAEGLDILAEICCGEDPSRIVKIRSITNKGMMGHITMQASLQSRLAILHAQKKDIALLIEQLFSLISPSIEAIKDHLKTSRQNMYVLSGGFIEYVAPICEYIGFAKENIIANRFVYYGEEIAGFDEKILVSQTLGKPRVIKSLNLEKPVYIVGDGYTDLEVKLEGAANYFLAFTETIYRENVVKQADAECKNFNEVVDFIQRHHET is encoded by the coding sequence GTGAATTTAATTTTTGATTTTGATAGTACTTTGATTCGAGCCGAAGGTTTAGACATTTTAGCAGAAATTTGTTGTGGAGAGGATCCTAGTAGAATCGTCAAAATTCGGAGTATAACTAATAAAGGAATGATGGGTCATATCACTATGCAGGCTTCGTTGCAGTCACGTTTGGCTATTCTTCATGCCCAAAAGAAAGATATCGCTTTACTTATCGAACAGCTATTTTCGCTTATTTCACCTAGTATTGAAGCGATAAAAGACCATCTTAAGACCTCACGGCAGAATATGTATGTCTTGTCTGGTGGATTCATAGAGTATGTTGCTCCTATATGTGAATACATCGGCTTTGCAAAAGAGAACATTATAGCGAATCGTTTTGTATATTATGGAGAAGAAATTGCAGGGTTCGATGAGAAAATACTTGTGTCTCAGACTCTAGGAAAGCCGAGAGTAATTAAAAGCCTAAATCTTGAAAAACCTGTTTATATTGTTGGTGATGGCTATACAGATTTGGAAGTAAAATTAGAAGGTGCTGCCAATTATTTTCTAGCTTTTACGGAAACAATTTATAGAGAAAACGTAGTAAAACAAGCAGATGCCGAATGTAAAAATTTCAATGAAGTAGTAGATTTTATTCAAAGACATCATGAAACCTAA
- the gldN gene encoding gliding motility protein GldN — protein sequence MKKLLFVCFSLFLSLSYAQTEGGAETAPLDELEEKLDGAYEKVTLKEREIIAYDHLREADIKWKKRVWRVLDFQEKLNLPFAHPKMGLVNIIHEAAKKGEIEVYAASDAGEVFKEPMNVQDVAQIGASVDTVSRINFETGVEERVVTANTFNPETVKKLRIKEDWLFDIETSTMLVRILGMSFMREKYNENGDYVGDIPMYWVYYPDVRKILATNQVYNIKNDANTTSWEDIFEMRYFNSYIMKESNVFDRRIDAYATNLDLLYESDRIHNEIRDKESDFWEY from the coding sequence ATGAAAAAGTTATTGTTTGTATGTTTCTCATTGTTTTTAAGTTTGTCTTATGCACAGACCGAAGGAGGAGCAGAGACTGCTCCACTCGATGAGTTGGAAGAAAAGCTTGATGGGGCCTATGAAAAGGTTACCTTAAAAGAACGTGAAATAATTGCCTATGACCATTTAAGAGAAGCTGATATTAAATGGAAAAAGAGAGTTTGGAGGGTTTTAGATTTCCAAGAAAAGTTAAACCTGCCATTCGCTCATCCTAAAATGGGTCTGGTAAATATCATACATGAAGCAGCTAAAAAAGGCGAAATTGAAGTATATGCAGCCTCAGATGCTGGCGAAGTATTTAAGGAGCCTATGAATGTGCAAGATGTTGCTCAAATAGGTGCTTCAGTTGATACGGTTTCAAGGATTAATTTTGAAACAGGTGTAGAGGAAAGAGTAGTAACAGCTAATACCTTTAATCCAGAAACTGTTAAGAAGCTTAGAATTAAAGAAGATTGGCTATTTGATATTGAGACTTCTACCATGTTAGTTAGAATATTAGGAATGAGTTTCATGCGTGAAAAATATAATGAAAATGGAGATTATGTAGGTGATATTCCTATGTATTGGGTTTATTATCCAGATGTCAGGAAAATTCTTGCGACCAATCAAGTATATAACATTAAAAATGATGCCAATACCACAAGTTGGGAGGATATTTTCGAAATGAGATACTTCAATAGCTACATTATGAAGGAATCCAATGTTTTTGATAGAAGAATAGATGCCTATGCCACGAATCTAGATTTATTGTACGAATCGGATAGAATTCACAATGAAATCAGAGATAAGGAGAGTGATTTTTGGGAGTATTAA